The following coding sequences are from one Humulus lupulus chromosome X, drHumLupu1.1, whole genome shotgun sequence window:
- the LOC133807190 gene encoding uncharacterized protein LOC133807190 yields the protein MAASPSHSQSDTQQIINPPEAESQLSSLVYNMSQQVQGAMENMLKMINEIDENSSGIMEYIEKCKESAIDRKRVLEEERVRFQKAAFAVLDMLNNGE from the exons ATGGCGGCTTCCCCGTCTCATTCTCAGTCCGATACtcaacaaatcatcaatcctccAGAAGCTGAATCTCAGCTCTCATCTCTCGTCTACA ATATGTCACAGCAAGTCCAAGGTGCCATGGAGAACATGCTTAAGATGATCAA TGAAATTGATGAAAACTCTTCTGGGATAATGGAGTATATAGAGAAGTGCAAAGAGTCTGCTATTGATAGGAAGAGAGTCTTAGAGGAAGAAAGGGTACGTTTTCAGAAAGCTGCTTTCGCTGTGTTAGACATGCTCAACAACGGAGAATAG